The sequence cttccctgcaaacagtttgtatataatttatttatttatttttctatataacccttccgtagggtttaaaattaaaataaattgtccaaagtccagtccaaagaaaagaaatacaaataataataataataattataaaataaaataaaaatgtaaagtctctaaaaaaaataattctctttttttttctctcttttttctttattttttttctttgtcttttttccttctcttttagctttaagatttgattccaaggtctttagtatccaacttaaaacctgtaatacaaagacacaaccaaagataCGTAAagagaacaaatggaataataaaaaaaatctaaaaattctacctaagcacaaatccgcgtcggcggcgccaaaatgattaatgatttttatggggttgtagtaatgaggttcaaactctcggacttgtgaagattaaatttaaagatttaataaaattatatatacaaaaatattaacaatgggcgcgagaggtaaccaagacactagattccactattatgcaaaattgaatgataaatatttcaaaactctattcaattcttaagtcatcttttatctttaattcactatcaatcatacagattctcaaacattatcttaagcatagattatcaagagattaaaccaagcataacctatcaaactgaataacaaataattaagacaatcattcaaacaatttaaaactctgtaaaagcagcgattaggtaaattatataattaaatgaaatagttacccatttatgttgcgtgaataacttcctccattgccttggttacgagagaattagctcatcatagtataaatgctctcaaaataatttattatggctcaaaaatggtttacaaatgatgagaagaagagaaaatggtgtaaacagctaatgtgcgacccacaggaagcgtcatacaaaaacgatacatatgaaatgttgtagtctttgggaaactacgacccacactccactgtcgctgtcactgttgaagaacgccagtctcttacagtctattgttcttcgtgttcatcttcatgcagcagcagaaacagagttttgttaaactctgatttcgtcttctctagctctccctagctcccaaaactctcgaccctctttctctgacctccaaggactctatttaaacccgaagcatgcatcgaatctcctccataactccacaaatcctcggcagtgaaagaaaatattttcggatattttctttcctgttttagcttttcacgcgttttctctggtccagcacgctccaattcaatTACACATGATCCAACAggttgctcgatgcatgaaacacgagcagaacacacacaaaatcttccagaagtcgtagagaaactcttctgcatgtgttttacctgttttgagcccgtgaattggctagccaattatagccaaatttgagctaagagaacactcacaacatcttttccatgttaaatcacaacttctcaccaattttcagcgattgaatcgcactagaacaccttcattttgctgattgaaaatctgtcaggagtgaaaatggttttcccgccaaaacacgaatttgaatgttgaagatgatatgccccctatcctgaactggggtgcgaatatcagatgccttgggggtgacctggggtgccccttagtaattaggttaccccttatccaaaagcgagagtccgaataacacttgtcctccgggtgccaaaatcaacttttcgagccgaatttttcaaaaatgtttatttcctaaaaatacataaaaacacaatattagtacaaaaatagagttccaacaatacagacattgaggacaaagtagacacaaaaatgtgtctatcatatccATGCCATATTTTAGAGCTCTAGTTACATCAATGGTCAAAAGAACCTCCAGATTCTTTTCATCTTCATATCTTCATAAGCTTTTCTGGCTTCTTGAAAGATTCCAGATGGTTTGATGATGTTACTCATATTAGGAATGATATGTCTTGGGACTCTTTTTAGCAGAACCCAAATCCTTACTCTGTAGAAATTTTGCTTCATCAATAAAATCAGGTCCAGCATGTGGAACTTCAGTGAGCACTATAAGTTTGTCAAAAATCCCTCTAGTACCTCCTTTTCTATGAACTTTGTAATCTTCTATGCTGCCAAGCTTGATGGAGTAAtagtttcttcttttcctccaaaGATATACTTCAGCATTCCTCCTAAGCTCCCAATCTGAGTTGATGAATCTTGAAATAGTTCTAGTATCATGAGATATTTTGCTACAATATCTTCCAATGAAGACCCATTTtcaatcttctttctttttaggTAGAGTATTCTTAGCATTGATAAAGACTTTGGGAAATAGGTCTTCAGGAATGTTTAATGATGAGTTCATTTGTTCAACCAGGTTTTCCACTTGATCTATGGGTTTAGTTCCTGATGAAGATTCCATGAAAGTAGTTGTAGTGgttttggtggtggtgttgatggtatAGAGAGTGATGTTGTGTGTAGACTAAGACTAAGAACTTTAATTTGAATTCTGAGGTGTAGGTAAGTTGTGTACTTAAGGTACAGGTTGTTTTTTAGTTGTAGGTGATAGGGTTGTTGCTTAATAGTCCAAGAATGAACCGAAATGAAGTACAAATACCATGTGCTAGCTTTGCGGTTCCAGTCCCGGTGCTGCTTAGTCTTGCTGACTATTGACTGCTGGCGAACCTTGAGATAACGACCTGTCAAGAAACCAATTTCTAGTGCAATACATGTTATGATAATGATAATGGTTATTTGGCCCATGCAATCTATTTATGGTAATGAAATCTAAATTATTGGCCAGCTTACACCTATGTGTTGACAAATGATAATGAAATTTAGCTTGCACCAGTATTATAATAGTACAATTGTTTTCCTCTTGAGTGGGCCTATATAGAATGGTATAAAGGCTATAAAGAATAAAAGATGATCAAAAGGGTTAGCAATACTGAGTGTTATATACGAATGTTGTCTATTGGCTTTGTAAGTTGGCTCGGGAGAGTCTAAGATCGGTTCAGGGAGCCAATCTGCTGTGAGATTTGATCGACCCAGGTGAGTATTGGGCTGAGTCGAGCTCGTGAGGATGGAACGTGCGAAATGTTGAGCAGTTATTTGAGCCGAGCTTGTCAAAATGCCAAGTGTAGTGCAAGCCTTACTCCAGTCTCCATCTGTCAAAAATTTCAAAAGTGGATTAATTAGCCTTAAGTTAGAGCAGTAAATCTTCATAGGTTGTAGGTACTGATTCCCTTGTTGCGGGATATTTGAAATGACAGGGATAAGATTAGGAGTGTTGGAGACGGAAGATATTTCTCTTTGGGAACCGTCGCCACTTAATGGTGAGAAGACCCAACACCAAGCGATGGAATGCTTTATAAATGTCTCTGCTAGAGATAAGAAGAGTTCCAGTTTCTTTTTTAGATCTTCCCCAAATTCGTTATCGATATTGTTGAGGAGCCATCCAATCCAATCACAATGTCTGATGATGACGAGAAAGTTGATCGAAAGGGCAAACAGAAGATGATTGAGGTGTTGAACCGAGAATTCACTGGTATCCGCGAGAACATAGTATTACTCGATTGCCCTATGGGGTTGCCTTTCTACAAGGTTGTGAATCCCCTGGTTACGAAGAAAATTTCTCTTGGTATTTGGATGATCTGCAACATAATGTTGAAGTGAAGATCGAGGAGTGTTTGCAAGAAGACGGACCACCAGGGATTGTGCATGAGTTGTTGATGGATTCTCCAGTAGAGCGACTTCGCCAGCACATCAATCAACCAAAGCCTACTCCCATTAATCAGGTACTAGTAACCCATTTGATGATTTGGAGACCGGAGTTGGTATTGGAAGCAATAATCAACATGCACCATAAGCGATTGGGCAGAGGTCTTCTAGGGTGGATAGTGGTACTGAAAGGTGTTATGTTACTGGTACTCCCATGTCGTCTGAACATCCTCAGATGGGTTCTAGAGATTAATGGGTTTTGTATGCTTTTCATCCCAAATTTGGTTCCTTTGAGGTTCATGAGGGCGTTGTTGTTGTGGCCGATCGATTCTTGGTATCTGGCTCTTGAGTCGAGTTGGATTTCAGCCCATTACTCTTGATGCTGAAGAGATGTTTATGGTGCGTCAGATGGATAGTCAACCTTGACGCAGTGATGAGCCCATGCGCTTTCCGATAATGATTCTCTTTGTCCATCCACTGGTAGGATAGGTCGTGCAATTTTTGCAGGTTTTGAGAATCCAGGTACCAATCCAACCACCGATCCAGCCGCGGATCCAAATTATCCTGAGTTTGATCCTGAGATGAATGTACTTGCTGCTTCAATGGATGTGCCTATGGATACTCCAAGTGAGGATGCTGCTGGTGGTATGATTCCAatggtgagtatcattctccagaACCAGTGAGGCGGTCTGCTGAGCCTAGAGTTTATATGACTCGTAGCCGGACTAGGAGCGTTGGCCAGGGGACCGGAGCAAGATTCGTCTCTTCCCTCAGTAAGAGTATGCATAATCTTTCTCGTTTATCTTCAATCTTATGTTTGGACTGTGTTCTGAAATTGGGTTTGGGTTGAGGGTTGTTTTTGGTATGGGTATTGCACTTTTTAAAGTTTGAGCGGTTATATTTGATGGTTGTAATTTGCTTTGAACAATTTCGGTTTTtgttttgttgatttcttttgtaTGGGTATTTGTGATTTTCAAATATGGTTATTCTAGTATTATTTTGTCGAGGATGAATGTGATTGTTATTGAAGTGAAATTGATGGGGTATACTCTGATGAAATCTAGCATAATTCCTCGTGAACTGATTTGAATGAGTGTTATGGATAGATACAGAAGAGGGGAAGGGTTTTGATGTAGTGCAATCAATAGAATTAAGCAAGAATTGGGAGAAAGTAGTAAGGATTTCCATCCAATGTAGGCTTATGTTGTAGGGGTTAGATAGATCTAATTTGATTATGGTGGTGTTTCTAACAATGGGTTTAGTGATTTTATCATTCAGAGTAGTTCTGTATATAGTGATGATGCTAGTGACTGTGGAGACATTAGTGAAAGCAGTAGTGATTGTAATTCCTGTGTTTACTGTAATTTTTGTGATGTTTGATATGCCAGAAACGCCCGTGGGATTTGGGTAGTTCATGAGATTCAGACGAGATTTGAAAGAaaaaacaggtttagaaatgattAGAGTTCACGAAAAgcgaagaaagaaagaagaagagaataagagACAGCCCTGTATTGGCAAACACACCAAACGATGCTCACAAAATTTCCCAATAAATCATCCGAGTTTTGACATTTCATAAAGTCTCCTCAAAACCTCAACTCTCATTCTCTCTCTCTCATGAGTGCCTGCTCCTGGGTAAAAGTCACTCAGTAGGCAGTTGCATGCCACCTTCACGGAGGTTTCAGAGGGGCTTCCACTTTACaggcattttttttttaatgatattaAAACTCCAAACACCAACAACAAGAAAAGGTCCTAGAGAGAAAGAATAGCAGCTTTTAACTTTCGGTAAAATATTGGCAGGCCAATACTTGGGAGGAAACAACTCTTTAAGTTTTTCAAATGCCATATTGTAATCAAACTATctgcaaatatatattttttttgtttttcttaattgGGTTCTCAGAGAATCTGCTGTGTGTTAAAATTTGATTGATTATCAGTGAGATCTAGCATTGAAATTAGCATATTGCTTGAAgattccaagttatttctcacttCCAGAAGTGGGTTTTACTGATTTTTGCAGAAGATAACTCCATTTctgcaaaataaaaaaataactacCATTTCTTCTATTCTTTAGCTTCTTCAACTTCTCTGCCTGGGTATTGCGGAGAAGATTCAAGTTCATTCTCTGTAACATTTTGCGTTAAGTGGAGAATTTCTTAGCCGAAAATCCATATAGAAGTAAGTGGAATTCTTCTCATTTTTAAACATTTCACCATATTTACAGCTTTGAAATCTGTTATCAAAAAAGATTATGCAACCTCAGTGGAAAACCAAGACGGAACAATTTGGATTAACCCAAGAAAAACTGTCCCTTTGAAAAACCATGTCTTCAAAACCCAAGAGAAAAATTACCAAACAAACTTTCACCCCTCCATTCCAATCTTGAAACCCTCAAACACCAAACAGAGACACAAACATTACACTGGGAATCCAAATTTAGAAAATCctgatttatttttttgcttttctcTGGCGCCGAAAATCTAGCTCATACAGTCTTGTCTCTAAACCCCCTTTAATTTAATTTGTTCAATTTTCCCAAAATAGCTTCAAACAAGTGACGTtaacattcttcttcttcttcttcttcttcttccatggcTATGGGTTTTAATAAAATGCTCAGATTCCTGTCTTTGAAACACCTACTCATGTTATCAATGGCATTAAATCTAAGCTTATTGTTAAGTAGATTGATTGCTGAGAGTGAGAGTTTAAGATTCAagatacaagaagatgaaaaatcacaAGAAAGAGGAGGAAATGATCATTATTGTCTTGTTTGGGGTACTAGAGATAATACATGTGATACTAGTACCTCAGACCAATCTACTGCGCATGTTAGCAAAAATACATCTCCTCCTGCTGCACTGGCTGAGGATATTGAAGTCGAGAAGGCGATCCAACCAGATTCTGTCATCATTAATCTTGATCAGTAAGTTGATTATTAacaaaatacaaaatttcaaaaTCTTATACTTTCATTTTCTCTCTGGATTTTGTTATCTTTTCCCATGTTTTTTCCCCGCTTAATCatctttcttcttgttgtttgttCTAATGTGCGCCTGATAGTCCAATAACAAAGATACTGGACTTGCCCATGAGGTGGGTCCAAACCCATAATGCTTAAATCAACAGTACTAGTAGTAGTAATCAGGGAAAGTGCGCGACACTAAAATGAGCCACGAGGTTATAGTTTGCAAACCAGCACTTGGTGTAACTTGCACGATGCTGATGCTGTGGTGGTCGACTTAGGTACCAAAGACTTCTAAAAACGTAATATCGAATGAGTTGGATTACGAGATTACGTTGCTGTAGTGTGGATAATCATGATTTTGGTATGTATTATTAGACAaaagaaaagtagaaaacaaCTTCTTTTTAGGTAGAAGAAAGAAAACGAAAGTATAATGTGAGTCATTTCAGTTTCATTATGGCATGCTTGGGAATTATCTCCATGAGGTTCATACCCATTTGATGTTCCCGTGCACAGAGCACCACATTGGGCATGAATATCCAACGGCTAGACCACAAACTAAGGTATATTCCCTTCTAGTATGTGTAGCGAATGACATAAAATACTAACGATTAATGCCACACCCCGGAGACCCACTTTTATCGCTTCTATGGCTGAGCTTTCGAAGAATCATACTTCAAATATTGATTCCTGGCTTGATAGTTGGGAAATAGATTTTGCTGGCTTGTTCTCTTTTTTGTTGGCTTTTCTTCCTGGCTTCACATGTTAGAAGTGAGACAGGGAAAACAAAGCAAGAAACATAGGTGAGGAAACCCGGAAATGTTGCGAATAAAAAATGAGTTAGCAGATATTTGTTTGTAAAATATAATTTCACGTTACACCCATCAATGTGGTCACATGGAGATTccattttaatattttcttcacAATTGGTTAAATCTTTGTTTTACCTTTCAACCCAAAATAGTAAAGAAAGTGTCCACGAACATATTTCGTAACTGCATTTATATGGCTATGTATGTACATTAACGTGAGTTCTCTTTCAAATGCAGTGGTGATCCAACTATGTATGAGCAGTTTTGGGAAAAAACAGGAGAGAAAGCTACAATTGTCATACCTGGATGGCAATCATTGAGCTATTTCTCCGACATAAGCAATGTATGCTGGTTCCTGGAGCCAGAATTTGCTGGTGAGGTCCGAAGACTTCACAAATTGGTAGGCAATGCCAATACAGATGACCGACACATTGTCGTAGGGACAGGTTCTACTCAGCTCTATATGGCCGCTCTCTATGCTCTTGCTCCTACCGATACATCAAAACAACCAATCAGTGTGGTTTCTGCTGCTCCATTCTACTCTGTAAGTTTCTTTCAGTCTGTCATTTGACTTCACTATACATACCAACAAACAACTCTCTGGTTAATGAACCAAAATGACGACTATCGTTCACTTATCTTTTCAGGCTCTTATCATGCTTAGAAACCTCTGATCTTGTTTACCTTGCTTCTTGCAGTCATATCCCCTTATGACAGATTTTTTGAAGTCAGGGTTGTATAAGTGGGGAGGTGATGCTTATACTTTCAACGGAGAGGAACCTTATATTGAACTCATCACTTCCCCAAACAACCCTGATGGTTTCACCCGAAAACCGGTCGTGAATGGAACTGGTGGTATTTTGGTTCATGATCTCGCATATTATTGGCCACAATATACTCCTATTACATCTCAGTTAGACCACGAGCTACTGTTGTTTACCGTATCCAAAAGCACTGGGCATGCAGGGACACGTATTGGGTAAGCTCATACGAGTTCTCTATTTTCAGTGGGCCCACTTTAAAGATCAATGTCTGAACAAAACTCTGAGGTGGAGTTGACGAGATTTGCATTTGTTTTCTAATTCAAGATATTTCCCGTTTATTTTTCCTAAATGTTTTATAGGTGGGCATTAGTGAAGGACAAAAATATCGCTCAAAAAATGACCAAATTCATAGAGCTGAATACAATTGGAGTCTCGAAGGATTCACAGCTTCGAGCTGCAAAAATCCTTGGAGCTGTATCTGATAGTTGCACAGACTCTTCAGATTCTGAGAGCTTCTTTGAATTTGGCCGTCGTCTCATGACCCAAAGATGGAAGCAACTGAGACATGCTGTCAGAACTAGCGGGCTGTTTAGCCTTCCGGAGTTCACGTCTGATTTTTGCAACTATTATGAAAAATATTCTGAACTGCATCCTGGTAACGACATCTTAAACAATTTATATTCTTCAAATATGTCAGTAGTTAGCACAGGAAAGTGATTTGTGAATTACtaaagaaatttttgaatttgtttttcttGTTATGCAGCTTTTGCTTGGTTAAGATGTGAAGGGGATATAGAGGACTGCGAAAAATTCCTAAGAGATCATAAGATCATCACAAGAAGTGGAAAGCATTTTGGTAGGGATATTAAGTTTGTAAGGGTGAGCATGTTGGATAGAGACAAGAATTTTGGCCTCTTTGTGGAGAGGTTGTCAAATATCACATCTGAAAATAAATTTccctaattaaaaataaaatttcattCAAATGTGAGTATTGTGTTTATAATGATATAACAACAACTTTAAAGGTAGAAGTAAAAGTACTGCTAACCAGCCCTTGGACACTGGGTGCACAGAAAAATTATACATAATCACTTCTAAAGACTTTGTGTTATGGATGTCCAACTTTCAGCGCCAAAACCGTGGCCTAAAGTCCACATTCAAGCTCCCAATGGTTTGGCTCTGGAGAATTTACTTTTTACGCCAAACCATTTGGCGCTTTAAACCTCAGCCATGAGATTTTGTGTTAGATATTAAAATCTAATGGTTATATTTTTGATTCATGCTGACATGTCGATGGTTGAAAATTGAATCTTGGGTGTCCACGACACTAAGCCTGGCTGCCTAAGGTGGTCTGAGCTAACAAAAGGAAAGCACAGCATAACAAGTCCTGTCCCCTGGTCTCGGTGTTTATTATTTGAAATATCAGGGCATCCATTGGAAAAATGAAAGTGGCAATGAAAGACTTGTAATAAGAGTAAGAAATGAAGCGCTTTTCTATGTTGTCTGCTCCAAACGCCTTCAGCTTCACTAATCACAACTCCATTTGCATGTGCTACGCATGAATTAGAGATCATATGCTTAATGTATATTTTTCCATTACCATCTTAATGTAGCACTTGTTTGAGATGAATACAACATGGAGGTTGTAGAGGATGCAAAGGAAGAATAGGATGCGAAAGAGACGAAGTTAACTTGAGCAAgtttgaaagaaagaaagaagaagataagttaCTCTGTAAAAGAGGTTGTTTCAATAACTTGATAATAATAATTGTCCTCTCACAAGAACGACAATAGTTTGTTTTTATATAGGCATGACACAAGTCCTAAAATTAGAAAATTcttaaaagaagaaacaaaataaaacagGAAGTGATAAACTTGAGAAGCATGTTAAGAAGATTCCAGAGATGTTCTACATCAGTCCCTCCCTCTTGAAAGAACTCGTCCACGAGTGTTTTCTCAAATATCTCAATGAAaagtaaaaatctcttgaacattgaAAATGTTAGAGATATTCCAGTTCGAAGGAAGGTCAAatacataagcattatcattgatcttttTCAAAATCTTGAAAAGACCATACTTCTTCATCTTAGTTTTGTATGTACTTGTAGGGAAAAGTTCTTTTCGAAGATGAATCATAACCAAATCTCCCTCCTGAAAAAGTTTAAGTCACATGTGTTGATCTGCTATTTCTTTGTATTTGGCATTAGAAACTTCTAAGTTTAGTTTTTACTTCTTGATGAATTCGAGTAGCTTGTCTATCATCTTATCAGCTTGAACATTAACTTTGGAAGCCTTAGGAAGAGCCACCAAATCAAGGACATGGTTTGGCACTTTTGAATAAACAATATCAAATGGTGTCTTTCCTGTAGATCTATTAACTGAAGTATTGAATGCAAATTCCATGTGAAGAAGTAAAATGTCTCACTGTTTTTCTTGATTATCAGCTATCTTtgctctaatcaaattcccaagtgaaCGATTAACAACCTCAGTTTGTCCATCAGTTTGTGGATGAGCAGTTGTACTATACTGTAATTTAGTTCCAAGTCTCATCCAAAGAGATTTCCCGAAGTAGCTTAAAAACTTAGTGTCTCTGTCGGAAGTAATAGTTTTAGGCACACCATGCAGACGTACTACTTCCTTGAAAAATAAATAAGCTACGTAAGAAGCATCTATTATTTTCTTACAGGCAACAAAATGAGCCATTTTGGAATATCTATCCACGATAACCATAATAGAATCATGGCCTCTAGCTGTACGAGGTAACCCTAATATAAAGTCCATGCTAACATCAACCCAAGGTGCTTCAGGAACTGGTAAATGAGTATATAGACCAGTGTTTTGAATTGTACCTTTAGAACGTTGGCAAACCATGCATTTCTTAACAAACTTCTACACATCTCGTTTCAAAGAAGGCCAAAAAAATCTTTCCTCAACTAGGGAAATTGTCTTATCTTTACCAAAATgtccaccaagaccactgccattCTTGAATTAAATGTAGACGCAATGAACCTTGAGGAATACAAAGTCGATTATCTTTAAAAATAGAACCATCTTGAATCAAGAAACCAGTTTCTCCACCACCTTTGGTTCCACA comes from Papaver somniferum cultivar HN1 chromosome 7, ASM357369v1, whole genome shotgun sequence and encodes:
- the LOC113300134 gene encoding tryptophan aminotransferase-related protein 2-like → MAMGFNKMLRFLSLKHLLMLSMALNLSLLLSRLIAESESLRFKIQEDEKSQERGGNDHYCLVWGTRDNTCDTSTSDQSTAHVSKNTSPPAALAEDIEVEKAIQPDSVIINLDHGDPTMYEQFWEKTGEKATIVIPGWQSLSYFSDISNVCWFLEPEFAGEVRRLHKLVGNANTDDRHIVVGTGSTQLYMAALYALAPTDTSKQPISVVSAAPFYSSYPLMTDFLKSGLYKWGGDAYTFNGEEPYIELITSPNNPDGFTRKPVVNGTGGILVHDLAYYWPQYTPITSQLDHELLLFTVSKSTGHAGTRIGWALVKDKNIAQKMTKFIELNTIGVSKDSQLRAAKILGAVSDSCTDSSDSESFFEFGRRLMTQRWKQLRHAVRTSGLFSLPEFTSDFCNYYEKYSELHPAFAWLRCEGDIEDCEKFLRDHKIITRSGKHFGRDIKFVRVSMLDRDKNFGLFVERLSNITSENKFP